Within Gilvibacter sp. SZ-19, the genomic segment ATCTGGCCTTATAGATGGTTTGAGTGGGGAATCTGATCTAATGTGGGAATCGGTTTTAAAATTGAGTGTATTTGCTGTTGGAGCTATTGCAGGACTCAAAGCATTCTCAGGAGTATTGAATTGGATGTTCAACAACTACAAAGCAATAACTCTGGCCGTATTAACAGGTTTTATGCTGGGCGCACTTAACAAAGTATGGCCCTGGAAAGAAGTACTTTCTACCCGTATTAACAGCAAAGGAATCGAAGTTCCCTTATTAGAAGAAAGCATTGCGCCAGCGAATTTCAACGGAGATCCACAATTAGTGGGAGCAATTAGCTGCGCTGTAGCCGGCTGTGTATTGATATTAGGCTTCGAATGGCTTGCAAAACGTAAATCCACACTTGCAGATGGCCGCCAAGCGTAGTTTTGCAGACGGAATTTGGTTGGTCCTAAAAGGCCTGGCTATGGGAGCGGCCAACAAAGTTCCTGGAGTTTCAGGAGGTGTGGTCGCCTTTGTTGCTGGCTTTTACGAAGAGTTCATTTACTCCCTTCAAAAGATAAATAGAAAGGCATTTGCCCTACTTTTCAATGGACGCTTTCGCAGTTTTTACGACTATGTGAACGGGCAGTTCTTAGGCCTGCTCATCTTGGGGATGCTGATCAGTTATTTCAGTGTATCTAAGATCTTGGATTATTGGTTGCAGCATTACGAGCTCTATGTTTGGAGCGGATTCTTTGGAATGATCATAGGCTCTATCTACTACATTGGCCGCGATTTCAAAAAATGGAACAAACAGACCATCAGTCTTTTGATAGTAGGTGCGCTTTTAGGCATCAGCATTAGTTTTTTAGAACCTGCAAAAGAGAACGACAATTTATTGTTCGTATTCTTCTGTGGAATAGTTGGGGTTTCAGGGATGACCCTACCGGGACTGTCCGGTTCGTTCATTCTGATCCTTTTTGGCAACTATGTTTTATTGTTGGTCGATGCAGTAAATGCGCTTTACGACACGGTGGCAAACATTCTCAGTTGGGATTTCTCCTTTACAGACGATCCGCAGCGGCTTAGATTACTCTTGGTCTTAACTGTGTTCGCTTTAGGGTCGCTAACTGGACTTGTCACACTCTCGCACGGACTAGGCTATGTGCTTAAGCGCTTTAAAGGAGCAACCTATGCAGCCATTATTGGTTTTATTACCGGTTCGCTGGGCGTGGTTTGGCCTTGGAAGAACAAGATCTATGAGTTGGACGCTTCGGGCGCCATCGCTATAGACGCCAATGGCGATGCGATAATAAGCAATTACGAGAGGTATTTCCCAGAAATCATGAGCAGCCAGACGCTTTGGGCTGTTGTTTTCATTGCCTTGGGAATCTTACTTATTTTATCCTTGGGTTGGTACGACACTTATAAAAGACGCTGATGGCACGCTTTGGATTGATCGGGAAGAATATAGACTATTCCTTTAGTCGCGGATATTTCAAAGAAAAGTTTCAGAACTTAGGGCTTGACCATACCTATGAGAATGTCGATCTGCCATCCGAAGCGAACTTGGAGCACTTCTTTGCAAATATGCCGGATTTTAAAGGTCTCAATGTCACCATTCCTTATAAAAGCGCTGTAATACCGTTCTTAGATGAATTAGACCCGGTAGCGGAGTCTATTGGAGCGGTAAATACCATCAAGATCACCGCAGACAACCGACGCATTGGATTCAACACCGATCACCACGGTTTTGTTAAAGCCTTAGAACCTTTTTTGCCACTGGAAGATCGTTCCGCTCTAATCCTTGGCACAGGTGGCGCAGCCGCAGCAATTGTGCACGCCTTAGCCAACCTGGACTTCAGAATCCAATTTGTTTCCCGAAAGGCTTCGGAAACAGCCTTGAGCTATGAGCAGGTCAATCGTTATGTGATCCTAGATCACTTACTGATCGTGAATTGCACCCCTTTAGGAACCTTCCCCAAAGTAGAAGCGCATCCAGATATTCCTTATGATTTCTTGAGCAACAACCACTTGCTTTTCGATCTGGTCTACAACCCGGAAGAGACCACTTTTATGCGTTTGGGCGCCGAAAGAGGGGCTCGCGTCACCAATGGCTATAAGATGCTAGTTGGGCAAGCAGAAAAGGCTTGGGAAATCTGGAATTCTTAAATCCGCAGTTCTTATTAATCAAATCCGCCTAAAATAAGCTCTTGCAAAATCAGGGGGGAGTTCTTATCTTAACAGTATATTTTTCCTTGAACCTTAACATTGAAAGACATGTCTGACCCGAAAGACCAGCCCGATTTACCCGCAGAAGATCCTAAAGTTGAAGCCGCTCAGGAATCTCAAGAAGAGACGCAAACCCCTGAAGAATCTACAGTTACAGAAGTAGAATCTGAGTTAGAGAGCGCAGAAGAATCCGAAGAGACAGTGAGCTCAGACGATACCGATCAAGACGATACTGACGCAGAAGAAGAACTGCCAGATTACGACGAGCTGGACCCACAAGGCATGGTCAGCGCTTTTGAAGAACTTTTAAAAAGTGGCAAGGTCGCTTCGATTAAACCAAAGGTAGAAGCCCTAAAAAAAGCATTCAACAGTCAATTTCAAGAAGCTTTTGAACAACAAAAGGAAGCCTTTTTGGCCGAGGGTGGAAATATTGTGGACTTTCATTATTCAACTCCAGAAAAGAAAGCCTTCAGCACACTAATTTTCAACTACAAGGAAAAACTCAACAATCACTACAAAAACTTAAAAAAGGATCTACAAGCCAATCTGGACAAGCGCTTGGAACTCATTGAGGAACTCAAAGGATTGTTGGCTATTGACGAGAATATCAACACTACCTACAAGCACTTTAAGGACATACAAGACCGCTGGAGAGAGGCCGGACCTATTCAACGTGATAAGTACAATACAGTTTGGAACACCTATCACCATCACGTTGAGAATTTTTACGATTTCTTACACCTGAACCGAGAGTTCAGGGATATGGACTTTAAGCACAACTTGGATCAGAAGCTCAAGATCATCACTCGCGCAGAAGAACTGGCGCAAGAAACCGATGTTTCTAAAGCCTTTAGAGAACTGCAGATGCTACACAAGGTTTGGAAGGAAGAATTGGGTCCTGTAGCTAAGCAATACAGAGACGAGGTCTGGGAGAAGTTCAGCGCTGCCACTAAGGTCATACACGACAAACGTATGGCTGCGCAGCAAGAAATGGAGAAATCCTATGAGACCAACTATTTGCAAAAGCAGGAGGTCATCAACAGCATAAAAGAGACAACAGCGCAAGTAAAACCTACGCATCAAGCCTGGCAGCAAGCCATTAAGAAGGTCCAGGATCTTAGAAATCTGTTTTTCGAGATCGGCAAGGTTCCCCGCGCGAAGAATCAAGAGATCTGGGATGCTTTTAAAGCCAGCACTCGCGATTTCAACAAACACAAGAACGACTTCTACAAGCAGCAAAAGAAGCAACAGTATACCAATCTGGAAAAGAAGCTGGAACTTATCGCTACGGCAGAAAAGTACAAGGATTCCGACAATTTCGAGGAAGCCACGCCAATCATGAAGCGTATCCAAACGGAATGGAAACAGATTGGGCATGTTCCGCGCAAGGATAGTGATCGGATCTGGAGTGAGTTCAAAGCGGCTTGTAATCACTATTTTGAACGTTTGCACAACAAACGCAATGCAGCCAATAAAGAGGAAACAGAAGCTTTTGAGAAGAAAAAGGCCTTGTTAGATCAATTATCAGGATTTAAAGCCTCCAAGGATACGGAGAAAGACCTTGCAAGTCTGAAAACGCTTTTAGAAGATTGGAAAGCCGCCGGGCGTGTACCTTTTAATAAGAAGAATATAGAGTCGAAGTTCCAAAAATCTTTAGATCAGGCCTTTGGCGCTTTGAACATGGATAAGATGGAGGCCGAAATGATCAAATACGACGCTAAACTGGAATCGCTTAAATCCAATAATGATCCACGTAAACTCAACAACGAAAAGATCTACGTGAGTAAAAAGATCGACGAGGTGGTGCAAGAGATCAATCAGTTGGAGAATAATTTGGGCTTTTTCCAAAACAGCGATGCGTCAAACCCCCTGTTTAAGGAAGTGCAAAACAATATCGAGAGGCACAAAGAAAATCTTGAGTTATGGCGCGCCAAGTTGAATAAACTCAGAGCCTTGGATTGAATTTGTTCTGCCCGCTCTGTCATAGTAAAGACGCAGTCCCCTTCTACAAGGACCGCTTGAATCATTTCTGGCAGTGTAAAAAATGCCTTGGACTTTACAGAGATCCGACAAACGTTCCCAAGCCAGCAGATGAAAAGGCCCGTTATCTCACCCACAATAACGACGTGAATGACCCTGGGTATCGGAAATTTGTCAGCTCCATCGTTGACTATATCCTATCTAATTTTAATACTCATAATAAAGGACTCGATTACGGCGCCGGAACAGGACCTGTAGCTGCAGTAATGCTACATGAAGCAGGATATTCGGTAAACTTATACGACCCCTTCTTTCATCCGCAGACCTCCCCGCTGGAGCACACCTATGACTTTATAATCTGTTGCGAGGTCATGGAACATTTTCACGATCCTAAACTAGAATTTGAGAAACTTTACGCCTTGTTAAATCTGGGCGGGGCGCTAATCTGCAAGACCGACCTCTATACAGAAGACATCGACTTTAAAAAATGGTATTACAAGAACGATCCGACCCATGTTTTTATATACCATAAAAATAGTGTGGAGCAGCTTGCTGTTTCACTTGGATATGAGCTGAACTTTATAGACGAAAGAACAATTGTCTTTAAGCGTCCCGCTTAGCTTGCTCCCAAATAAGGTCCATCTCATCTAATGACATCTCGGACAGACTCCTATTTTGGGCCGCTGCAGCTTTTTCCAAGAATTGAAAACGCTTGCTGAATTTCTTATTGGTGCGTTCTAAAGCGCTCTCCGGATCTATCTTTAAAAAACGAGCATAGTTGATCATAGAGAACAGAACATCGCCAAACTCCGCTTCCATAGCTACTTTATCACCCTTATCTACCTCGTGCTGAAACTCTTCGAGCTCTTCTTGTAGTTTTTCAAAAACCTGATGCGGAGCTTCCCAGTCGAAACCAACTCCAGCAACCTTGTCTTGAATTCGATTTGCTTTCACCATAGCCGGCAGAGATTTGGGCACTCCTTCCAAAACGCTCTTTTTACCTTCCTTTAATTTGAGTTTCTCCCAGTTCTGCTTTACTTCTTCTTCATTGGCCACTTCTATGTCGCCATAGATGTGCGGATGTCTATTTATGAGCTTTTCTGAGATCGCGTGAGCGACATCGGCTATATCAAAGGCCTTTTTCTCGCTACCGATCTTGGCATAAAAGAAAATATGCAAAAGCAGATCCCCAAGCTCGCCACGCACACCATCCAAATCCTTGTCCAATATAGCATCGCCGAGTTCATAGGTCTCCTCTATGGTCAAATGGCGTAAGGACTCCATGGTCTGCTTCTTATCCCATGGGCACTGCTCGCGCAGCTCATCCATAATGGTTAATAATCGGTCTAAAGCCTGGAGTTGATCTTGACGTGAGTTCATAGTATAAGATGAGTAAAAACAAATTTAATTAATAAGCTGAGCACTCCAATGATTAAATTTCTTTTACCAAAGGGAAGCCGTTCATTCAAGCAGAATATTTGCGGCTACTTGATTAAGCGAAAAACTAAAATTTTCAATTGAATAAAAATAGCCATCACGTAGATGGCTATGGTAAGATTTTTTAAAAGATGTTAACCTATTCTTCTTCGTCCGCAGCGAAAGAAGTATGCCCATTCTTCTGTAAAAGGTTGTACCACTGTACCACTTTCTTGATGTCACTGGCATAAACACGATCTTCATCATAGTCTGGAAGCACTTCAAAGAAATAAGCCTCTAGTTCATCTTTAGAGCTTTTATGGCTGATGGCTTCTCCTCCATTTTCTTTATTGCTGATCTTTTCAAACACCTCCGCTAAAGGCACCTCTTCTGACAAGGTGTAAATAGCGATCTCTGAGAGCAAGCTCACGTTGTGACGCGCGCTTACGCTTAAGGTTTTACCATCTGCTAAAGACTGTGCTAAAAAACCGGTACGGGTTTGGGTTTTCAATTCGTAAAGTCCCGGTTTGCCAGAAATGGCCATGATCTTTTCTAAACTCATAGTAAAGGCTAAATTTTGGCTGCAAATTAAAGGGCTTTCCCTTTAACAGACAAACCTCTTAACGTTTCTTTTTTTGATTTGGGAATCGCATTCGGTAGTCAATACTGACCTTCCCCTTGCTGATGTTATTGAGCTTACCTTTTATAAGGCGTTTTTTTAGAGGCGAAAGTTTATCTGTAAATAAGATTCCTTCTATATGGTCGTATTCGTGTTGAATGATTCGCGCTGCAATGCCGCTATAAGTCTCAGTGTGTTCTTTAAAATTCTCGTCTTGATATTTTATGGTGATGGTATCCTGACGGAATACATCTTCTCGGATATCCGGAATGCTTAAACAACCTTCATTAAAAGCCCATTCATCTCCTGTTTCTTCTATGATCTCGGCATTGATAAACACCTTCTTAAAGGTGGAAAGCATTTTTCTTTCTTCTTCGGAGAGGTCTTCGTCATCTTCAAAAGGAGTTGCATCGACCAAAAATATGCGAATTGCCCGACCCACCTGCGGAGCCGCCAACCCAATACCGTGAGCCCCATACATGGTTTCGAACATATTCTCTAATAAGACATCGAGCTCCGGATAGTCTTTATCAATGTTGACCGCTTTTTTTCGCAAAACGGGATCGCCGTATGCCACTATAGGTAAAATCATAAATGGTATTCTAAATAGTCTTGTAATATAATGGTTGCACTCACCTGGTCAACCATCGCCTTGTTCTGGCGTTGTTTTTTAGACAAGCCGCCGTCTATCATGGCTTTAAAAGCCATTTTACTGGTGAATCGCTCATCTACTCTTTTTACAGCCATGTCTGGAAAAGCCAGACGCAACTTCTCAATAAAAACGAGGATCTCACTTTCAATGTCCGAAAAACTGCCGTCGTGTCTTTTGGGTTGTCCCAATACAATTAGATCTACTTCCTCAGCTTTAAAATACTCCTGTAAATAGGCTATCAAATCTGGGGTCGCGACCGTGGTCAATCCCGAGGCGATCAATCGCAGCGGATCTGTCACTGCTAATCCGCAGCGCTTGCTTCCGTAGTCTATGGCAATAATTCTGGGCATCTACGCTGCAAAAATACGGGATTCGCCATTAGTAGCAAACAATCAGCAACTATTCCGAGACAGCTTATTATCTTTGTCAAAAAAACAACCATGGAGCACTTAAGACCGCTAATTGAACAAGCTTGGGAAGACAGATCCCTCTTGCAAAACCCAGAAACCATCGCAGCAATCCGAGAGGTGATCAACCATTTGGACAGCGGAAAACTGCGTTGCGCCTCTCCAACGGCTGGAGGTTGGCAGGTAAATGAATGGGTTAAAAAAGCGGTAGTACTCTACTTCCCTATCCAGAAAATGGAAACCTTGGAGGCTGGAATTTTTGAATACCACGACAAAATGCCCCTTAAAAGAGGTTATGAAGAAAAAGGAATTCGCGTGGTGCCCAATGCTGTTGCCAGACACGGAGCCTATATTTCCAAAGGCGTGATCATGATGCCAAGCTATGTGAATATTGGTGCCTATGTTGACGCTGGAACCATGGTAGACACTTGGGCCACCGTTGGAAGCTGTGCGCAGATCGG encodes:
- the mazG gene encoding nucleoside triphosphate pyrophosphohydrolase, coding for MNSRQDQLQALDRLLTIMDELREQCPWDKKQTMESLRHLTIEETYELGDAILDKDLDGVRGELGDLLLHIFFYAKIGSEKKAFDIADVAHAISEKLINRHPHIYGDIEVANEEEVKQNWEKLKLKEGKKSVLEGVPKSLPAMVKANRIQDKVAGVGFDWEAPHQVFEKLQEELEEFQHEVDKGDKVAMEAEFGDVLFSMINYARFLKIDPESALERTNKKFSKRFQFLEKAAAAQNRSLSEMSLDEMDLIWEQAKRDA
- the ruvX gene encoding Holliday junction resolvase RuvX, with protein sequence MPRIIAIDYGSKRCGLAVTDPLRLIASGLTTVATPDLIAYLQEYFKAEEVDLIVLGQPKRHDGSFSDIESEILVFIEKLRLAFPDMAVKRVDERFTSKMAFKAMIDGGLSKKQRQNKAMVDQVSATIILQDYLEYHL
- a CDS encoding 2,3,4,5-tetrahydropyridine-2,6-dicarboxylate N-succinyltransferase; amino-acid sequence: MEHLRPLIEQAWEDRSLLQNPETIAAIREVINHLDSGKLRCASPTAGGWQVNEWVKKAVVLYFPIQKMETLEAGIFEYHDKMPLKRGYEEKGIRVVPNAVARHGAYISKGVIMMPSYVNIGAYVDAGTMVDTWATVGSCAQIGKDVHLSGGVGIGGVLEPLQAAPVIIEDNAFIGSRSIVVEGVRVEREAVLGANVVVTASTKIIDVTGSEPKEYKGVIPARSVVIPGSYTKKFPAGEYQVSCALIIGQRKESTNKKTSLNDALRTYDVAV
- a CDS encoding shikimate dehydrogenase, whose protein sequence is MARFGLIGKNIDYSFSRGYFKEKFQNLGLDHTYENVDLPSEANLEHFFANMPDFKGLNVTIPYKSAVIPFLDELDPVAESIGAVNTIKITADNRRIGFNTDHHGFVKALEPFLPLEDRSALILGTGGAAAAIVHALANLDFRIQFVSRKASETALSYEQVNRYVILDHLLIVNCTPLGTFPKVEAHPDIPYDFLSNNHLLFDLVYNPEETTFMRLGAERGARVTNGYKMLVGQAEKAWEIWNS
- a CDS encoding DUF5606 domain-containing protein, with amino-acid sequence MSLEKIMAISGKPGLYELKTQTRTGFLAQSLADGKTLSVSARHNVSLLSEIAIYTLSEEVPLAEVFEKISNKENGGEAISHKSSKDELEAYFFEVLPDYDEDRVYASDIKKVVQWYNLLQKNGHTSFAADEEE
- the def gene encoding peptide deformylase gives rise to the protein MILPIVAYGDPVLRKKAVNIDKDYPELDVLLENMFETMYGAHGIGLAAPQVGRAIRIFLVDATPFEDDEDLSEEERKMLSTFKKVFINAEIIEETGDEWAFNEGCLSIPDIREDVFRQDTITIKYQDENFKEHTETYSGIAARIIQHEYDHIEGILFTDKLSPLKKRLIKGKLNNISKGKVSIDYRMRFPNQKKKR
- a CDS encoding DUF368 domain-containing protein, with translation MAAKRSFADGIWLVLKGLAMGAANKVPGVSGGVVAFVAGFYEEFIYSLQKINRKAFALLFNGRFRSFYDYVNGQFLGLLILGMLISYFSVSKILDYWLQHYELYVWSGFFGMIIGSIYYIGRDFKKWNKQTISLLIVGALLGISISFLEPAKENDNLLFVFFCGIVGVSGMTLPGLSGSFILILFGNYVLLLVDAVNALYDTVANILSWDFSFTDDPQRLRLLLVLTVFALGSLTGLVTLSHGLGYVLKRFKGATYAAIIGFITGSLGVVWPWKNKIYELDASGAIAIDANGDAIISNYERYFPEIMSSQTLWAVVFIALGILLILSLGWYDTYKRR
- a CDS encoding DUF349 domain-containing protein, whose product is MSDPKDQPDLPAEDPKVEAAQESQEETQTPEESTVTEVESELESAEESEETVSSDDTDQDDTDAEEELPDYDELDPQGMVSAFEELLKSGKVASIKPKVEALKKAFNSQFQEAFEQQKEAFLAEGGNIVDFHYSTPEKKAFSTLIFNYKEKLNNHYKNLKKDLQANLDKRLELIEELKGLLAIDENINTTYKHFKDIQDRWREAGPIQRDKYNTVWNTYHHHVENFYDFLHLNREFRDMDFKHNLDQKLKIITRAEELAQETDVSKAFRELQMLHKVWKEELGPVAKQYRDEVWEKFSAATKVIHDKRMAAQQEMEKSYETNYLQKQEVINSIKETTAQVKPTHQAWQQAIKKVQDLRNLFFEIGKVPRAKNQEIWDAFKASTRDFNKHKNDFYKQQKKQQYTNLEKKLELIATAEKYKDSDNFEEATPIMKRIQTEWKQIGHVPRKDSDRIWSEFKAACNHYFERLHNKRNAANKEETEAFEKKKALLDQLSGFKASKDTEKDLASLKTLLEDWKAAGRVPFNKKNIESKFQKSLDQAFGALNMDKMEAEMIKYDAKLESLKSNNDPRKLNNEKIYVSKKIDEVVQEINQLENNLGFFQNSDASNPLFKEVQNNIERHKENLELWRAKLNKLRALD
- a CDS encoding class I SAM-dependent methyltransferase, whose translation is MNLFCPLCHSKDAVPFYKDRLNHFWQCKKCLGLYRDPTNVPKPADEKARYLTHNNDVNDPGYRKFVSSIVDYILSNFNTHNKGLDYGAGTGPVAAVMLHEAGYSVNLYDPFFHPQTSPLEHTYDFIICCEVMEHFHDPKLEFEKLYALLNLGGALICKTDLYTEDIDFKKWYYKNDPTHVFIYHKNSVEQLAVSLGYELNFIDERTIVFKRPA